A genomic window from Nicotiana sylvestris chromosome 11, ASM39365v2, whole genome shotgun sequence includes:
- the LOC138880856 gene encoding uncharacterized protein, whose amino-acid sequence MRKSGFGSLMEDDSSFCDKHDIMIPNMDARYFPGKSKRRALDVTYSHHLRVDIFYAVIDLHFQELNRRFDALSTDLLLGMASLNPVNSFASVERAFSSMNYIKSELRTTSHMKSRLAQL is encoded by the exons ATGAGGAAGAGTGGATTTGGATCTTTAATGGAAGATGACTCTTCTTTTTGTGATAAACATGATATAATGATTCCAAATATGGACGCTCGCTACTTTCCTGGAAAGTCAAAGCGTAGGGCTCTTGATGTTACATATTCTCATCATTTGCGTGTCGATATTTTTTATGCTGTTATAGATTTGCATTTTCAAGAGCTTAATCGTCGCTTTGATGCTTTGAGTACTGACTTACTCCTCGGTATGGCTAGCTTAAATCCCGTTAATTCATTTG CTTCTGTGGAACGAGCTTTCTCATCCATGAACTATATCAAAAGTGAACTTCGAACAACATCG CATATGAAAAGTCGTCTAGCACAATTGTGA